ACAACTCCTTCCGCTCAGAAGCCGACTCACCACTATTGCGTAGATCACTCAGTGTCCGTGATTCGAACTCGGGATGACACCAGTACTGGTACCCATTCAACGCCTTCTCATGAGGCCGATCGACAAGCTGATTGAGAATCTCCTTAGACACACCCGTAAACGAATATTCCTCCCCATCATACAACCACTCAACATTGTTCGATCGACCGGTCTGACCTGTTACTTGCGCCTGCCAGAACTCCGCCGGCGGATCGATCTGCCACTCCTCTCGGGGCGGCTTTTGTGCCGAACAGAACTCAACGATATCCCCTTCAACGAGTACCCTACTTTCTAGTAAGACATGGATCGCAGCACGCCGGCGGTCACTCTGCTGCTGGCGCTCTTGTTTCTCGCGCCGACGAGCCATGTACTCCTCGGCCTCTGGAACGGGGATTACCTGCTGGCTGTTGAGCAATATACGCCCATTATCTTTGTAGGCCTCAACTCGGATACAGGCGATCTCCATTCCATACTCCTCAATCAACCACGTCACGGGAGCCGTAATCTCGATCCCGAAGCTCCCGGCGAGCAGAATAATTCGCGGCTTGTCGTCAAGATCAAAGTCGGCCCATCCTTCACTCGTTATCTCAATGTCAGTGT
This genomic interval from Halalkalicoccus subterraneus contains the following:
- a CDS encoding endonuclease NucS domain-containing protein → MIFSIDADSKELNRLHGQSFSDLGLLERQDLQEWVIEEPRILGEELLIIASEYQNFEQTRNRLDVLALDTSGQLVVIELKRDRADETTDLQAIKYASYCATLTAEDIQSDYRQFWNSRREEELSPEEVGEQFASFLDDSVDTDIEITSEGWADFDLDDKPRIILLAGSFGIEITAPVTWLIEEYGMEIACIRVEAYKDNGRILLNSQQVIPVPEAEEYMARRREKQERQQQSDRRRAAIHVLLESRVLVEGDIVEFCSAQKPPREEWQIDPPAEFWQAQVTGQTGRSNNVEWLYDGEEYSFTGVSKEILNQLVDRPHEKALNGYQYWCHPEFESRTLSDLRNSGESASERKEL